The Mycolicibacterium smegmatis genome has a window encoding:
- a CDS encoding acetyl-CoA carboxylase biotin carboxylase subunit, whose amino-acid sequence MSSQTFDTVLVANRGEIAVRVIRTLRAMGIRSVAVFSEADAGARHVTEADVAVCIGPAAARQSYLDIDAVVGAARRTGAQAVHPGYGFLSENAEFAAALAAAGIVFIGPPASAIATMGDKIAAKAAVSAFGVPVVPGISRPGLTDDDLIAGAAEVGYPVLVKPSAGGGGKGMRVVEAAADLPAALVSARREAGAAFGDDTLFLERFVQRPRHIEVQVLADGHGNVIHLGERECSLQRRHQKVIEEAPSPLLDEATRARIGAAACATARSVDYTGAGTVEFIVSADRPDEFFFMEMNTRLQVEHPVTELVTGIDLVEQQIRIAAGEPLTIGQDDITLTGHAVEARVYAEDPAAGFLPTGGDVLGLREPTGRGVRVDSGLAAGTVVGSDYDPMLSKIIAHGSDRASALQILDRALADTAVLGVTTNIEFLRFLLADDDVAAGRLDTGLLDRRAPDFAPATVGDEQLIAAAAYLWARQWSAAGGDLWRVPSGWRVGEWAPATFRLHAGDRTDHVYITGNPERASAAVEHGDTHTVSADFTPGSDTFAVTLDGLRTDYRVAVTDSQIWLSGGGRTWSVQKVREEPVRPDDAHSGDAELVSPMPGSVVAVGVPDGSDVTAGTVVVTVEAMKMEHALTAPVDGVAKILVAVGDQVKVGQPLARITAHTQENES is encoded by the coding sequence ATGAGCTCGCAAACCTTTGACACAGTCCTCGTCGCCAACCGCGGCGAGATCGCGGTGCGCGTCATCCGCACCCTGCGCGCCATGGGTATCCGCTCGGTCGCGGTGTTCAGCGAGGCCGACGCCGGCGCGCGCCACGTCACCGAGGCCGACGTCGCGGTGTGCATCGGCCCGGCCGCCGCGCGGCAGAGCTACCTCGACATCGACGCGGTCGTCGGCGCCGCGCGGCGCACCGGCGCCCAGGCCGTCCATCCGGGTTACGGATTCCTGTCCGAGAACGCCGAATTCGCGGCCGCGCTGGCCGCGGCGGGCATCGTGTTCATCGGCCCGCCCGCCTCGGCGATCGCCACGATGGGCGACAAGATCGCGGCAAAGGCCGCGGTGTCGGCGTTCGGTGTCCCGGTGGTCCCCGGCATCTCCCGGCCCGGGCTCACCGACGACGACCTGATCGCCGGCGCCGCCGAGGTCGGCTACCCGGTGCTGGTGAAACCGTCCGCCGGCGGTGGCGGCAAGGGCATGCGGGTGGTCGAAGCGGCCGCCGATCTGCCCGCGGCGCTGGTGTCGGCACGGCGAGAGGCCGGTGCGGCGTTCGGTGACGACACGCTGTTCCTCGAGCGGTTCGTCCAGCGTCCGCGCCACATCGAGGTGCAGGTGCTCGCCGACGGCCACGGCAACGTCATCCATCTCGGCGAGCGCGAGTGCAGCCTGCAGCGCCGCCACCAGAAGGTCATCGAGGAAGCGCCGTCGCCACTGCTGGACGAGGCCACCCGCGCCAGGATCGGGGCCGCGGCGTGCGCCACCGCGCGTAGTGTCGACTACACCGGGGCAGGCACGGTCGAGTTCATCGTCTCCGCCGACCGCCCCGACGAGTTCTTCTTCATGGAGATGAACACCCGGCTGCAGGTCGAGCACCCGGTCACCGAACTGGTCACCGGGATCGATTTGGTGGAACAGCAGATCCGCATCGCCGCGGGCGAACCGCTCACGATCGGGCAGGACGACATCACGCTGACCGGTCACGCCGTGGAGGCCCGCGTGTACGCCGAGGATCCGGCGGCCGGTTTCCTGCCCACCGGCGGAGATGTGCTGGGGCTGCGTGAGCCCACGGGCCGCGGCGTGCGCGTCGACTCCGGGCTCGCGGCGGGCACCGTCGTCGGCAGCGACTACGACCCCATGCTCTCCAAGATCATCGCCCACGGCAGCGACCGCGCGTCCGCACTGCAGATCCTGGACCGCGCACTGGCCGACACCGCGGTGCTCGGCGTCACCACCAACATCGAGTTCCTGCGCTTCCTGCTCGCCGACGACGACGTCGCCGCGGGCCGCCTCGACACAGGCCTGCTGGACCGCAGGGCCCCCGACTTCGCGCCCGCCACGGTCGGTGACGAACAGCTGATCGCGGCCGCGGCCTACCTGTGGGCACGGCAGTGGTCGGCCGCCGGGGGCGACCTGTGGCGCGTGCCGTCGGGATGGCGCGTCGGCGAGTGGGCACCCGCGACGTTCCGGTTGCACGCCGGTGACCGCACCGACCACGTCTACATCACCGGAAACCCCGAGCGGGCCTCCGCCGCGGTCGAACACGGCGACACCCACACCGTCAGTGCGGATTTCACGCCGGGTTCTGATACGTTCGCCGTCACCCTCGACGGGTTGCGCACCGACTACCGCGTCGCGGTCACCGACAGTCAGATCTGGTTGTCCGGCGGTGGGCGCACGTGGTCGGTTCAGAAGGTGCGCGAAGAGCCGGTGCGTCCCGACGACGCGCACAGCGGTGACGCCGAACTCGTCAGCCCGATGCCGGGATCTGTTGTCGCCGTGGGTGTTCCCGACGGATCCGATGTGACCGCGGGCACCGTGGTGGTCACCGTCGAAGCCATGAAGATGGAACACGCACTGACCGCGCCGGTCGACGGCGTGGCCAAGATACTCGTCGCCGTCGGCGATCAGGTCAAAGTGGGTCAGCCCCTGGCCCGTATCACCGCCCACACCCAGGAGAACGAATCATGA